The following proteins are encoded in a genomic region of Glycine max cultivar Williams 82 chromosome 18, Glycine_max_v4.0, whole genome shotgun sequence:
- the LOC100796871 gene encoding dnaJ protein ERDJ3A, with protein MRTRLSSTRVIFVASLCFLASFELLQAKTIDPYKVLGVDKNASQREIQKAFHKLSLQYHPDKNKAKGAQEKFSQINNAYELLSDEEKRKNYDLYGDEKGNPGFHGGHPGGQDGYTYFTGGGPGQSHFNFKPGGDWQGMGGQGGSKSFSFSFGSSGNSNPFGFGLDDLFGSFFGGGGGGSQFGGFGSSAKSGSKSSAKSLRAVNSQIYKKEIQNAGMTWLLLSYIPSSKGIQYFESTTEEVASSLQGALKVGSINCEKEVSFCKELGIYPRRAPRLFVFSYKENEKGSLVEYSGDLDAKNLKAFCQEHLPRFSKRTDLNHLDQFSTTGKLPRVLLLSTKKDTPVIWRVLSGLYHKRITFSDAELHDVADPRVKTLEVDALPAIVGWLPNGEKRILKTGISVKDLKSAVLDLSNILDSFEKVSKKESSGQAKKAQTDSDEGRIPLLSKSNFEALCGEKTPVCIIGAFRSSKAREKLESILSLVSQKSLSRRPSQGSSSSRDSIFYVLLDAAKQKSFLKAFDKTDYKSSNNLLIAYKPRRGKYSVFMGEMTIEEAEKFISSVLSGDVPFRETSRKPVLEY; from the exons ATGAGGACCCGTTTATCCTCGACTCGGGTCATCTTCGTGGCCTCGCTCTGTTTCCTCGCAAGCTTCGAATTATTGCAAGCCAAAACCATCGACCCCTACAAG GTTCTTGGGGTTGATAAAAATGCAAGTCAGCGGGAAATTCAGAAGGCTTTTCACAA gcTATCTCTTCAGTATCACCCTGACAAGAACAAAGCCAAGGGTGCACAAGAGAAGTTTTCTCAGATCAATAATG CATATGAACTTTTATCCgatgaagagaagagaaagaattaTGACTTGTATGGAGATGAGAAAGGAAACCCTGGATTTCATGGTGGCCATCCTGGAGGTCAGGATGGATATACTTATTTTACAGGGGGTGGTCCTGGACAAAGCCATTTTAACTTCAAACCAGGGGGGGACTGGCAGGGTATGGGTGGTCAGGGAGGATCTAAGtcattctccttttcttttggCAGCTCGGGCAATTCCAATCCTTTTGGATTTGGCTTGGATGATCTTTTTGGCAGTTTTTTCGGTGGTGGAGGTGGTGGGAGTCAGTTTGGTGGTTTTGGCAGTTCAGCCAAGTCTGGGTCCAAGAGTTCTGCCAAAAGTCTTAGAGCTGTAAATTCACAGATTTACAAGAAAGAAATACAAAATGCAGGAATGACTTGGCTTTTGTTATCTTATATACCCTCATCGAAGGGGATCCAATACTTTGAATCCACTACAGAGGAGGTTGCCAGTTCATTGCAGGGAGCTTTGAAG GTTGGAAGCATAAACTGTGAAAAGGAAGTCTCATTCTGTAAGGAGCTTGGCATATATCCACGGAGAGCTCCTaggctttttgttttttcttataagGAGAATGAAAAAGGTTCTTTGGTGGAGTACAGTGGAGACTTGGATGCTAAGAATTTGAAGGCTTTCTGTCAAGAACACTTGCCAAGGTTTTCAAAACGAACCGACTTGAATCATCTTGATCAATTCAGCACTACTGGAAAGTTGCCTAGGGTGCTGCTTCTTTCCACCAAGAAGGACACTCCTGTAATTTGGCGTGTCCTTAGTGGCTTGTATCACAAACGCATTACTTTCAGTGATGCAGAG CTTCATGATGTTGCTGATCCTAGAGTGAAAACACTAGAAGTTGATGCACTTCCAGCTATAGTAGGTTGGCTACCAAATGGAGAAAAGCGTATCCTGAAAACTGGGATATCTGTGAAAGATTTAAAATCTGCAGTTCTTGATCTTAGTAACATACttgatagttttgaaaaagtAAGTAAAAAGGAATCATCAGGTCAGGCCAAGAAGGCACAAACTGACTCAGACGAGGGACGCATACCATTACTTTCTAAATCAAACTTTGAGGCTCTATGTGGTGAGAAAACTCCAGTCTGCATAATTGGTGCCTTCAGATCTTCTAAAGCTAGAGAAAAGCTAGAATCAATCCTCTCTTTG GTCTCTCAAAAATCTTTGTCAAGACGACCAAGTCAGGGATCCAGCAGCTCTAGGGACTCCATTTTCTATGTTCTCTTAGATGCTGCGAAGCAAAAATCATTTCTAAAGGCATTTGACAAAACAGATTATAAATCATCAAATAATTTGTTGATTGCCTACAAACCTCGGAGAGGGAAGTATAGTGTATTTATGGGCGAAATGACAATAGAGGAGGCAGAGAAGTTCATTAGCTCCGTTCTCAGTGGAGATGTACCCTTCAGAGAAACAAGTAGGAAGCCTGTACTAGAGTATTAG
- the LOC102667486 gene encoding protein MAIN-LIKE 1-like has translation MSQWSLRQMLRLMYFRMAPADSEDIVADIPADTGAKAAEDEHEGFPGGLSDPSVLTQYSDHVAYSERPELKLSSHGRKVHSLGRDVPAIEGLVVGTGLSPLITCSVDTGDRELLSSFVERWHRETSSFHLPVGELMITLDDVSSLLHLSVVCDLHAFQPLHVDDAVQMLTNLLMVSTESARAKTAQCRGPYVRLQWSATNVHVVYLEALRDLSMTKRYAWGVAALVHMYDQLNDASISHNRQLGNYITLLQCWIYEHFPSVKDSTADQEYDEASPRVCRWIATKKTVKSIRTPAYRERLDRLWIPDVYWIPYGEHRSVWDFQVISCYSGLLRWGPVAVYYRPEKVVRQFGYTQTIPAPPVHSWVSYDDIHDRWTHY, from the exons ATGAGTCAGTGGTCCCTGCGCCAGATGTTGAGGCTGATGTATTTCCGGATGGCACCAGCTGATTCTGAGGACATTGTGGCAGACATTCCTGCGGACACAGGCGCGAAGGCTGCTGAGGATGAGCATGAGGGATTTCCGGGTGGTCTGAGCGACCCATCCGTGTTGACCCAGTATTCGGATCACGTTGCTTACAGC gagcgtCCTGAGTTGAAGTTATCCTCTCATGGGAGGAAGGTCCATAGTTTAGGCAGGGATGTCCCTGCAATTGAGGGACTCGTTGTTGGGACAGGACTAAGTCCTCTGATCACGTGTTCGGTAGACACCGGCGATCGGGAACTTTTGTCTTCGTTTGTGGAGCGGTGGCACCGAGAGACGTCTAGTTTCCATCTCCCGGTGGGAGAGCTCATGATCACGCTAGACGACGTCTCCTCGCTTCTCCATCTGTCTGTAGTTTGCGACTTGCACGCCTTTCAGCCCTTGCACGTGGACGATGCGGTTCAGATGCTGACGAACTTATTGATGGTCTCTACAGAGTCTGCCAGGGCTAAGACAGCCCAGTGTCGTGGACCGTATGTACGCCTGCAATGG agtgcaaccaatgTTCATGTTGTGTACTTGGAGGCCCTTCGTGACCTCAGTATGACGAAAAGGTATGCCTGGGGAGTGGCTGCTCTGGTGCATATGTACGACCAGCTGAACGATGCATCTATCAGCCACAATCGACAGCTTGGCAATTACATCACACTGCTGCAg TGCTGGATTTATGAGCACTTTCCATCAGTCAAGGACTCCACTGCTGATCAGGAATACGACGAGGCTTCCCCACGTGTGTGTAGGTGGATTGCGACGAAGAAGACCGTGAAGAGCATACGTACACCGGCGTACAGGGAGCGCCTGGACCGACTCTGGATTCCGGATGTCTACTGGATCCCGTATGGGGAGCACCGATCGGTCTGGGACTTCCAAGTCATATCATGCTATTCTGGTCTCTTGCGCTGGGGGCCTGTTGCTGTTTATTACCGACCAGAGAAGGTTGTGCGGCAGTTTGGATACACGCAGACCATTCCTGCTCCTCCTGTCCATTCATGGGTGTCGTATGATGATATACACGACAGGTGGACGCACTACTAG